A genomic segment from Aegilops tauschii subsp. strangulata cultivar AL8/78 chromosome 1, Aet v6.0, whole genome shotgun sequence encodes:
- the LOC109753065 gene encoding conserved oligomeric Golgi complex subunit 5, which produces MAAPATPRLLLSPTSKDLITGSSFASPPSPTSSSPDPASPLDAFASDPVLSAFLSPSFSPSDFSSAALSSGLAASRAEQLQDAIRLLRRHLRAEVLRRHPLLLSHLLSLRSASASLSSLPSNLRLLFSHLSLLSSHLSAPRAHLALSSSSLSSLLATADLLLHSHRLVRLSSRLLASSPAPDLARQAELHREIRLLYEEKNLSGINAVDEEMRKVDAAASKLRSEASAVIDRGITESNQNDIWCGLQVYYNLGELKPAVEGLVGKCKAAGAKSVTVALDMKAISMAGGGGGPGGVQRSGTPQLGGSKRAADALWERMRQCMEELHRAVTAAWQLQTVLTKKRVPFTQMLFLEEVWQEGEPLLTERVWDAIVKAFASQLKSVFTASSFVKEIFTLGYPRLFSMIENLLERISRDTDVKGTLPALTPEGKDHMVAAIEIFQTAFLALSQSRLSDYINSIFPMSNRGSIPSKDQISRLISRIQEEIEVVRTHGHLLLLVLREIGKILLLLAQRAEYQISTGPEARQVTGTVTPAQLKNFALCLHLHEVHTRISSILSTLPNVASEVLSPSLGVIYGVACDSVTSLFQAMLDRLESCILQMHEQDFGADGMDGAMDNNASAYMEELQKCAVHFRSEFLSKLLPSSASRSETICTIMVRRMASRILIFFIRHASLVRPLSEAGKLRMARDMAELELAVGQNLFPVEQLGSPYRALRAFRPVLFLETCQLDKSPLLQDLPPSVILHHLYSRGPDELHSPLQRNKLTPLQYSLWLDSQGEDQIWKGVKATLDDYEMKVRSRGDKEFSPVYPLMCQIGSALSQATP; this is translated from the exons ATGGCCGCCCCAGCCACGCCGCGCCTCCTGCTCTCGCCGACGTCCAAGGACCTCATCACCGGAAGCTCCTTCGCCTCGCCTCCttcccccacctcctcctcccccgaCCCCGCCTCCCCGCTCGACGCCTTCGCCTCCGATCCCGTTCTCTCCGCCTTCCTCTCCCCGTCCTTCTCCCCCTCCGACTTCTCCTCCGCCGCGCTCTCCTCCGGCCTTGCCGCCTCCCGCGCCGAGCAGCTGCAGGACGCCATCCGCCTCCTCCGTCGCCACCTCCGCGCCGAGGTGCTGCGCCGACATCCGCTCCTCCTCTCGCACCTCCTCTCCCTCcgctccgcctccgcctccctcTCCAGTCTCCCCTCCAACCTccgcctcctcttctcccacCTCTCCCTACTCTCATCTCACCTCTCGGCGCCGCGCGCCCACCTCgcgctctcctcctcctccctctccagccTCCTCGCCACCGCCGACCTCCTCCTCCACTCCCACCGTCTCGTCCGCCTCTCctcacgcctcctcgcctcctccCCTGCCCCCGACCTCGCCCGCCAGGCTGAGCTCCATCGCGAGATCCGCCTCCTATACGAGGAGAAGAACCTCTCCGGCATCAATGCCGTTGATGAGGAAATGCGCAAGGTTGATGCTGCCGCCTCCAAGCTCCGATCGGAGGCCAGTGCTGTGATCGACCGTGGCATCACCGAGTCCAACCAGAACGACATCTGGTGCGGTCTGCAGGTGTACTACAATCTTGGAGAACTGAAGCCGGCGGTTGAGGGGCTCGTGGGGAAGTGCAAGGCAGCAGGGGCGAAGAGCGTGACCGTGGCACTGGACATGAAGGCGATATCGATGGCTGGTGGTGGAGGCGGCCCTGGAGGCGTGCAGAGAAGCGGCACGCCACAGCTTGGTGGCAGTAAGAGGGCAGCGGATGCACTCTGGGAAAGGATGAGGCAGTGCATGGAGGAGCTGCATCGGGCAGTCACCGCTGCATGGCAGCTGCAGACTGTGCTCACCAAGAAGCGTGTGCCGTTCACACAAATGCTGTTCCTTGAGGAGGTTTGGCAG GAGGGTGAGCCTCTGTTGACAGAGAGAGTATGGGATGCAATTGTTAAGGCCTTTGCAAGCCAGCTGAAATCTGTCTTTACTGCGTCAAGCTTTGTCAAGGAAATATTTACTCTTGGATATCCAAGACTGTTCTCAATGATTGAGAACCTTCTTGAGAGGATTTCAAGAGATACTGATGTAAAGGGTACCCTTCCAGCACTTACTCCCGAAGGAAAAGATCACATGGTTGCAGCCATTGAGATATTCCAGACCGCCTTTTTGGCTCTTAGTCAGAGTCGTCTTTCTGATTACATCAATAGCATATTTCCTATGTCAAACCGTGGAAGTATACCATCAAAGGATCAAATATCAAGGCTAATATCtcgcatccaagaggaaattgaaGTTGTGCGAACTCATGGGCATTTGCTGCTTCTTGTTCTACGTGAAATTGGAAAGATCTTGCTTCTTTTAGCACAAAGAGCTGAATATCAG ATCTCTACTGGCCCTGAAGCCCGTCAAGTTACTGGCACAGTGACTCCAGCTCAATTAAAAAACTTTGCTCTGTGTCTACATCTCCACGAGGTTCACACACGTATTTCAAGCATCCTGTCAACACTCCCAAATGTTGCTTCTGAAGTCCTTTCCCCATCTCTTGGGGTCATATATGGGGTTGCTTGTGATTCGGTGACCTCCCTATTCCAAGCAATGCTCGATCGTCTGGAATCATGCATTCTGCAAATGCACGAGCAGGACTTTGGAGCTGATGGAATGGATGGAGCGATGGACAATAATGCATCAGCCTACATGGAGGAGCTTCAGAAGTGTGCCGTCCACTTCCGCAGTGAGTTCTTGTCAAAGCTTCTGCCATCATCAGCCTCCCGCTCGGAGACCATATGTACCATAATGGTTAGAAGGATGGCTTCAAGGATCCTTATATTCTTCATAAGACACGCTTCTCTTGTCAGGCCACTCTCTGAAGCAGGGAAGTTGAGAATGGCTAGGGACATGGCCGAGCTGGAGCTAGCTGTCGGTCAGAATCTGTTTCCTGTGGAGCAGCTGGGCTCTCCATACCGGGCATTGCGTGCGTTCCGCCCCGTCCTATTCCTGGAAACATGTCAGCTTGACAAGTCTCCACTCCTTCAGGACTTACCACCCAGCGTGATCCTCCACCACCTATATTCGCGAGGGCCGGATGAGCTACACTCGCCCTTACAGCGAAACAAGCTGACACCGCTGCAGTACTCTCTGTGGCTTGATTCACAAGGCGAGGATCAGATCTGGAAGGGCGTGAAGGCAACCCTGGACGACTATGAGATGAAGGTCAGGTCCCGTGGAGACAAGGAGTTCAGTCCAGTGTACCCTCTCATGTGTCAGATTGGATCTGCATTGTCACAGGCCACACCTTGA